One genomic region from Muriicola soli encodes:
- a CDS encoding sodium:solute symporter family protein gives MELSTLDYSFIIVFFSTVLAIGIIVSKKSGKNTSEFFLSGRTMPWWLLGLSMVATTFSTDTPNLVTDIVRTNGVSGNWVWWAFLITGLLTVFVYAKLWRKSNVNTDLEFYELRYGGAAASFLRKFRAVYLGVIFNVITMSAVTLAAIKIGGIMLGLEPWQTVVSAGLITVIFSALGGFKGVVYTDFLLFFVAMSGAIGAAYYLVNMPEVGGIAALMANENVTDKLSILPDFSNTQALITLFIIPLAVQWWSSWYPGAEPGGGGYIAQRMLAAKNENHAIGATFFFNIMHYALRPWPWILVALASLVVYPDVASIQEAFPGIADDKLGHDLAYSAMLTKLPSGLLGLVLASLIAAYMSTISTQLNWGSSYIVYDFYKQQINPNASEKRLVAVGRTSTVILMVLSATLALLLQNALQLFEVLLVFGAGTGLIFILRWFWWRINAWSEITAMFASGIISLVLKLTPVGAFLFASETGVFPDWSEYIFVVVVTTAIWMAATFLTQPESKEVLRSFYMKIQPGGPGWAKVVREAEEDKQRIINTTEKWSVPSGIAAMLLGCVLIYTIMFATGYWIYGKTLPAGILTVVAIISGYLLARVWNKMKGTIL, from the coding sequence ATGGAACTCAGTACTCTCGATTATAGTTTTATCATTGTCTTCTTTTCAACGGTTCTGGCTATAGGGATTATCGTCTCCAAAAAATCAGGTAAGAATACTTCTGAATTCTTTCTCAGTGGGAGAACCATGCCCTGGTGGTTGCTCGGACTTTCCATGGTGGCCACAACCTTTTCTACTGATACGCCTAATTTGGTAACGGATATTGTTCGTACGAATGGAGTTTCCGGCAACTGGGTATGGTGGGCATTCCTTATTACAGGCCTTCTTACCGTTTTTGTTTACGCTAAGCTCTGGAGGAAGAGTAACGTAAATACCGATCTCGAATTTTATGAACTTCGGTATGGAGGGGCAGCGGCCAGCTTTCTCAGAAAGTTCAGGGCTGTTTATCTGGGGGTCATTTTTAACGTAATTACCATGTCTGCCGTAACTCTGGCAGCGATAAAGATTGGAGGAATTATGCTGGGGCTTGAACCCTGGCAAACGGTGGTCAGTGCCGGACTCATCACTGTTATTTTTAGTGCCCTCGGGGGATTCAAAGGGGTGGTCTATACCGATTTCCTCTTATTTTTTGTCGCCATGTCCGGAGCTATTGGCGCGGCCTACTATTTGGTCAACATGCCGGAAGTTGGCGGAATTGCGGCCTTGATGGCGAATGAAAATGTCACCGACAAACTCTCTATTCTCCCTGATTTTAGCAATACTCAGGCCCTGATAACGCTTTTTATTATTCCCTTAGCGGTGCAGTGGTGGAGTTCCTGGTATCCGGGCGCCGAACCGGGTGGGGGAGGCTATATAGCCCAACGGATGCTGGCTGCAAAAAATGAAAATCACGCCATAGGTGCTACCTTCTTTTTTAATATCATGCACTATGCCCTGCGTCCATGGCCGTGGATACTGGTAGCCCTGGCCTCCTTAGTGGTCTACCCGGACGTGGCTAGTATTCAGGAAGCCTTCCCGGGTATTGCCGACGATAAATTGGGGCATGACCTGGCCTATTCAGCCATGCTGACAAAACTACCCAGTGGTTTGTTGGGATTGGTCCTGGCTTCTCTCATCGCCGCCTATATGTCAACGATCTCAACTCAACTCAACTGGGGATCATCTTATATCGTTTATGACTTTTACAAACAACAGATAAACCCCAATGCCTCTGAAAAACGTTTGGTCGCAGTAGGCCGGACCTCAACGGTAATACTTATGGTGCTTAGTGCTACACTGGCATTACTCTTGCAAAATGCCCTGCAATTGTTTGAGGTATTGTTGGTATTTGGCGCGGGTACGGGCCTTATATTTATTCTTCGATGGTTTTGGTGGCGGATTAATGCCTGGAGTGAAATAACAGCGATGTTTGCTTCTGGGATTATCTCCCTGGTCTTAAAACTCACTCCGGTTGGAGCCTTTCTCTTTGCCTCGGAAACAGGAGTTTTCCCCGATTGGTCCGAATACATCTTTGTGGTAGTAGTTACAACGGCTATCTGGATGGCTGCCACCTTCTTAACTCAGCCAGAATCCAAGGAAGTACTCCGCTCTTTTTACATGAAAATACAACCCGGAGGACCGGGCTGGGCTAAAGTAGTGAGAGAGGCTGAAGAGGATAAACAACGAATCATTAATACCACCGAAAAGTGGAGCGTTCCCTCGGGAATAGCAGCTATGTTGTTGGGTTGCGTACTGATTTACACCATCATGTTTGCAACAGGATACTGGATCTATGGCAAGACACTTCCTGCAGGAATTTTGACTGTAGTTGCTATCATCTCAGGATACTTGCTGGCAAGGGTCTGGAATAAAATGAAAGGTACTATTCTCTAA
- a CDS encoding YceD family protein yields MTTRKEFIIPFSGLKVGAHSFEYHINNSFFESFEYLEFNETDISVKVHFNKTSTVMELEMEAQGTVNVACDLTNEPFDQEVSASLPLVVKFGEEYNDEDDEILVIPHGEHQFNIAQYIYEMLVLAVPQKRIHPGVEDGTLKSEALKKLEELQPKESNNKDNTDPRWDALKNLLTDK; encoded by the coding sequence ATGACGACGCGTAAGGAATTTATAATTCCTTTTTCAGGATTAAAAGTAGGGGCACACTCGTTTGAGTATCATATTAATAATTCGTTCTTTGAATCTTTTGAGTACTTAGAGTTTAATGAGACCGATATTTCGGTTAAAGTCCATTTTAACAAAACGAGTACGGTTATGGAACTTGAAATGGAAGCTCAGGGCACAGTTAATGTAGCCTGTGACCTTACCAATGAACCCTTTGATCAGGAGGTTTCTGCATCTTTGCCGCTTGTGGTGAAGTTTGGAGAAGAATACAATGACGAGGATGATGAGATCCTTGTTATTCCACATGGGGAACATCAGTTCAATATTGCGCAATACATCTACGAGATGCTTGTGCTTGCCGTACCTCAAAAAAGAATCCACCCGGGAGTGGAGGATGGAACTCTCAAGTCGGAAGCTTTGAAAAAGCTCGAAGAATTGCAACCAAAAGAATCAAATAACAAAGATAATACGGATCCCCGGTGGGATGCTTTAAAAAATTTACTAACGGATAAATAA
- a CDS encoding ATP-grasp domain-containing protein translates to MIKKVGILFGMEDTFPWAFIDKVNEIGEGKVVAEPVLIDKVQQGIDYGYHVIIDRISQEVPFYRAYLKNAALIGTAVINNPFWWSADEKFFNNCLAMQIGVPVPKTILLPSKSRPDDTTEKSFRNLKAPLDWDYIFNYIGFPAYMKPHSGGGWKSVYKVNDPDDLFAKHAETDQLVMMLQEEIVFDDYYRVYCLGQKYVHIMPYEPRNEFHLRYVTEPKTTGAEHQKLMKTIHDYTIKLNKALGYDFNTVEFAVRNGIPYAIDFCNPAPDADIHSVGEGNFRWIVEHAAKFAVEKAIAHKENSNNSSWGTYVQQCVAPSIQKVPKPPLKSAAQVKRSDVKKTPITKSKSKARGTTSKDSTKSTAKKTPPKKK, encoded by the coding sequence ATGATAAAAAAAGTAGGAATTTTATTTGGAATGGAAGACACCTTTCCATGGGCCTTTATTGATAAGGTAAATGAAATTGGAGAGGGAAAAGTAGTTGCCGAACCCGTATTGATTGACAAAGTTCAGCAGGGGATCGATTACGGCTACCATGTGATCATTGATCGAATTTCACAGGAAGTTCCTTTTTACAGGGCATATCTCAAGAATGCTGCCCTTATAGGCACGGCCGTGATCAACAACCCTTTTTGGTGGAGTGCAGATGAGAAATTCTTCAATAACTGCCTGGCCATGCAAATTGGAGTACCTGTTCCCAAAACAATACTGTTGCCATCTAAATCAAGACCGGATGACACCACCGAAAAATCATTTCGCAACCTGAAGGCTCCTTTGGATTGGGACTATATTTTTAATTACATCGGATTTCCCGCCTATATGAAACCTCATTCAGGCGGAGGATGGAAGAGTGTCTATAAAGTAAATGATCCGGACGATTTATTTGCGAAACACGCAGAGACAGACCAACTCGTAATGATGTTGCAGGAGGAAATTGTATTTGATGATTACTACAGGGTGTATTGCCTGGGGCAAAAATACGTGCATATAATGCCGTATGAACCCAGAAACGAGTTTCATTTGAGGTATGTTACAGAGCCTAAAACCACCGGCGCAGAACATCAGAAGCTTATGAAGACCATCCATGACTATACCATAAAACTCAATAAAGCCCTTGGATATGATTTCAATACGGTGGAATTTGCGGTAAGGAATGGAATACCTTATGCTATTGATTTCTGTAATCCGGCACCGGATGCTGACATCCATTCTGTTGGGGAAGGGAATTTCAGGTGGATAGTGGAACACGCTGCAAAATTTGCTGTCGAAAAAGCCATTGCACACAAGGAGAATTCAAATAACAGTTCCTGGGGTACTTATGTACAGCAATGTGTGGCACCTTCGATCCAAAAAGTCCCTAAACCGCCATTGAAATCGGCAGCTCAGGTGAAGAGATCGGATGTGAAGAAAACACCGATCACAAAAAGTAAAAGTAAGGCCAGAGGCACAACTTCTAAGGACTCAACTAAGTCGACAGCAAAAAAGACTCCGCCAAAGAAAAAGTAA
- a CDS encoding acyltransferase family protein has translation MKERIISVDIFRGLTIALMILVNTPGTWEYVYPPLRHADWHGYTPTDLVFPFFLFIVGTSIVFAYRNKEPNSATYKKISIRTLKLIGLGLFLGAFTISFPFFKDFSEIRFPGVLQRIGVVFFFAAIIFLNFNWKVILGITIAILAGYWIWMGFIPLQGDAPTFDRAPNNWANYIDLQVFGTHMYKDDYDPEGLLSTLPSIASSLLGIFTGLILISKRAKKELLLLAVGIGMLLLGYLWDLAFPINKALWSSSFVLVTAGWANIFLALIYYLTDVKGIQFGSIFRYTGANAITLYFLSSFVTKIFYSVQVEEGLSLHGWIYKNIYVQSFLSGELSSLLYGLSVVSFYLLLALLMYRRKIFIKV, from the coding sequence ATGAAAGAAAGGATCATATCTGTAGACATTTTCAGGGGCTTAACCATAGCCTTGATGATATTGGTAAATACCCCGGGCACATGGGAATACGTATATCCGCCTCTGCGACATGCAGATTGGCACGGATATACCCCAACAGACCTTGTTTTCCCCTTTTTCCTTTTTATAGTAGGGACTTCCATTGTCTTTGCCTATCGAAATAAAGAACCGAATTCTGCTACCTACAAGAAAATAAGCATTCGTACCCTTAAACTCATTGGCCTCGGATTGTTCCTGGGTGCATTTACGATCTCGTTTCCCTTCTTCAAGGATTTTTCTGAAATCAGATTTCCAGGGGTCTTACAACGTATAGGTGTTGTATTCTTCTTTGCAGCGATAATTTTTCTGAATTTTAATTGGAAAGTGATTCTCGGGATTACTATTGCCATTCTTGCAGGGTACTGGATTTGGATGGGATTTATTCCCCTACAGGGGGATGCCCCAACCTTTGACCGGGCCCCAAATAATTGGGCAAATTATATAGACTTACAGGTTTTTGGAACCCATATGTACAAAGATGATTACGATCCGGAAGGCCTGCTTAGTACATTGCCTTCAATAGCCTCCTCCCTTCTTGGGATTTTTACCGGACTAATCCTGATTTCAAAACGAGCAAAAAAGGAGCTACTGCTTCTCGCCGTTGGTATAGGAATGCTGCTTCTGGGATATTTGTGGGACCTGGCATTTCCCATCAACAAAGCCTTGTGGAGTAGCAGCTTTGTCTTAGTGACAGCCGGATGGGCCAACATTTTTCTTGCCCTTATTTATTACCTGACGGATGTAAAAGGGATACAGTTTGGCAGTATTTTCAGGTATACCGGGGCCAACGCAATCACCCTGTATTTCCTCTCTAGCTTTGTCACCAAAATTTTCTATTCAGTACAGGTAGAGGAAGGCCTGTCATTACACGGCTGGATTTACAAAAACATCTACGTCCAATCCTTCCTTTCCGGTGAGCTGTCTTCCCTGCTTTACGGACTTTCTGTAGTGAGCTTTTATTTACTACTCGCCCTTCTAATGTATCGAAGGAAGATTTTTATAAAGGTTTAG
- a CDS encoding alpha/beta hydrolase-fold protein: protein MASIQYIQYYSNTLERNINLEITGHWGYPILMFPSSYGSFTQNNDFGLNGSVMNFVEEGRIKLYNVETIDGMSFYAENMSSETKIHNYELYMQFLKNELIPFIQRECNSHRIGVAGVSFGGYHAGNTAFRFPDLVSHMFTMSGVFNIRNFVPLSDDMRIYYNCPDEFMKNEESWKFQHMNLVLSTSDWDSCKPKNVHMAGILESKGIPYWYDEKKWIDHDWPLWKMAFPEYIGRYF, encoded by the coding sequence ATGGCATCCATCCAATACATTCAGTATTATTCAAATACCCTGGAACGAAATATAAATCTGGAAATCACCGGGCATTGGGGATATCCTATTCTGATGTTTCCCTCCTCTTATGGGAGTTTTACACAAAACAACGATTTTGGCCTGAATGGGTCTGTAATGAACTTTGTAGAGGAAGGCAGGATAAAGCTGTACAATGTTGAAACTATTGACGGTATGAGTTTCTATGCCGAGAATATGTCGTCCGAAACCAAGATCCACAACTACGAATTGTATATGCAATTCCTGAAAAACGAGCTAATTCCTTTCATTCAGAGGGAGTGTAACTCACATCGAATTGGAGTTGCCGGAGTGAGTTTTGGAGGATACCATGCAGGCAACACTGCATTTAGGTTCCCCGATCTGGTTTCACATATGTTTACCATGTCGGGCGTATTCAATATCCGGAATTTTGTGCCTTTATCGGACGATATGAGGATCTATTACAACTGTCCGGATGAATTTATGAAGAACGAAGAGAGTTGGAAGTTTCAGCATATGAACCTGGTGCTCAGCACCTCAGACTGGGATAGCTGTAAGCCCAAGAATGTACATATGGCAGGGATACTCGAATCAAAAGGCATACCTTATTGGTATGATGAGAAAAAATGGATAGACCACGACTGGCCCTTGTGGAAAATGGCGTTTCCCGAATATATTGGCCGATATTTTTAA
- the rpmF gene encoding 50S ribosomal protein L32 — protein MAHPKRKISRTRRDKRRTHYKAVAPTLAKDPTTGEVHLYHRAHWHEGKLYYRGQVLIDKSEEVSA, from the coding sequence ATGGCACATCCTAAGAGGAAAATTTCCAGAACCAGAAGAGACAAAAGAAGAACTCACTATAAAGCGGTAGCTCCAACTCTTGCAAAAGATCCTACAACAGGAGAAGTGCATTTGTATCACAGAGCTCACTGGCACGAAGGTAAATTATACTACCGAGGCCAGGTGCTGATAGACAAATCGGAAGAAGTTTCGGCTTAA
- a CDS encoding type 1 glutamine amidotransferase produces the protein MHSTYKIAILDMNAGQPNEGMRCIKLLVEQFINREDINGDYRIFDVRVHHEVPEIHDFDIFIASGGPDSPKPKGEKWEKKFYRFLDDIYDHNLLEERKKHLFLICHSFQVAVIHWNLAKVTKRKSTAFGIMPVHKTKKGRLESLLDGLQNPFYAVDSRDYQVVKPKKKRLKSLGCKVLCKEKKRPHVPLERAVMAIRFSKEIFGVQFHPEADSEGMMRYFKRADKRAHIVKHHGKKKYLDMMTHLDDDDKILKTNRTIIPKFLEQAADAIDHQTPVSV, from the coding sequence ATGCACTCAACATATAAGATTGCCATTCTCGACATGAATGCAGGGCAACCCAATGAGGGGATGCGCTGTATTAAACTGCTTGTTGAACAATTTATAAACAGAGAGGATATCAACGGGGATTATCGCATCTTCGATGTTCGTGTACATCACGAGGTTCCGGAAATTCATGACTTTGATATTTTTATCGCCTCTGGCGGACCGGATTCTCCAAAACCCAAAGGGGAGAAGTGGGAAAAGAAATTTTACCGGTTTCTTGATGATATTTATGACCACAATCTTCTCGAGGAACGGAAGAAACACCTTTTCCTGATTTGCCATTCCTTCCAGGTGGCTGTGATCCATTGGAACCTGGCAAAAGTGACCAAAAGAAAGTCTACGGCATTTGGCATTATGCCCGTTCACAAAACAAAGAAGGGAAGGTTGGAATCCCTGCTCGACGGACTTCAAAACCCATTTTATGCAGTAGATTCCAGAGATTATCAGGTGGTAAAACCTAAAAAGAAAAGGCTTAAAAGCCTGGGGTGCAAAGTGCTGTGCAAGGAAAAGAAAAGACCCCACGTTCCGCTTGAACGAGCCGTTATGGCCATTCGTTTTTCAAAAGAAATTTTTGGGGTACAATTCCATCCGGAAGCAGATTCGGAAGGAATGATGCGCTACTTTAAAAGAGCCGATAAGCGAGCCCACATTGTAAAACATCACGGAAAAAAGAAGTATCTCGATATGATGACCCATTTAGACGATGACGATAAAATCCTGAAGACAAACAGGACAATAATCCCTAAGTTTTTAGAGCAAGCAGCCGATGCTATCGATCACCAAACCCCTGTATCTGTATGA
- a CDS encoding carboxylate-amine ligase, producing the protein MKKFTLGIEEEFQILDSDTFTLRSHMSKILEGGKILLKERIKEEMHQSVIEMGTNVCENITQARDEVSYLRQQVIELANKEGLKVAAAGTHPFSMWSEQHITPNPRYDELIAEMKDVARSNLIFGMHVHVGIPNREEGLQIMNVARYFLPHLYALSTNSPFWEGRDTGFKSFRSKIFDKFPRTGIPPYFSSVAEYDKFVDVLVKTNCIDNGKKIWWDIRLHPFYPTVEFRVCDMVMTVDEVTCLAALMQCIIAKLHNLHQKNQSFRSYRRVLINENKWRAARWGMEAKLIDFGKEEEVPFKTLINELLDFVEDVVDELGCRNEVNYVYQMLEQGSGADRQLKVFNETNDLKEVVKYIVGETGKGL; encoded by the coding sequence ATGAAAAAGTTCACTCTGGGGATAGAAGAAGAGTTTCAGATTTTAGACAGTGATACCTTTACGCTGAGGTCTCATATGTCAAAGATCCTGGAGGGCGGAAAAATACTACTTAAAGAACGCATCAAGGAAGAGATGCATCAATCCGTTATTGAAATGGGGACCAATGTCTGTGAGAATATCACACAGGCAAGGGATGAGGTTTCATACCTCAGACAGCAGGTGATTGAACTGGCCAACAAAGAGGGATTAAAGGTGGCAGCTGCCGGAACTCACCCTTTTTCAATGTGGAGTGAACAACACATTACCCCTAACCCGCGATACGATGAATTGATCGCGGAAATGAAAGATGTGGCCAGGTCTAACCTGATTTTTGGCATGCATGTTCACGTTGGAATCCCTAACAGGGAAGAGGGCCTGCAGATCATGAATGTGGCTCGATATTTCCTGCCACACTTGTACGCGCTTTCTACTAATTCCCCATTTTGGGAGGGCAGAGATACAGGTTTTAAGTCGTTTCGCTCCAAGATCTTCGACAAGTTCCCTAGGACCGGAATTCCACCATACTTCTCCAGTGTGGCAGAATACGACAAATTTGTTGATGTGCTGGTAAAGACCAATTGCATAGACAATGGGAAAAAGATCTGGTGGGATATCAGACTACACCCCTTTTATCCAACCGTTGAGTTCAGGGTTTGCGACATGGTGATGACCGTAGATGAGGTAACTTGCCTCGCGGCTTTGATGCAGTGCATCATAGCCAAGCTCCACAATCTTCACCAGAAAAACCAGAGCTTCAGATCTTACAGGCGGGTATTGATTAACGAAAATAAATGGAGGGCAGCCCGATGGGGTATGGAGGCCAAACTAATTGATTTTGGGAAGGAAGAAGAAGTTCCGTTTAAAACCCTGATCAACGAGTTGCTCGACTTTGTAGAGGACGTGGTGGATGAACTGGGTTGCCGAAACGAGGTAAATTACGTTTACCAAATGCTGGAACAGGGTTCAGGGGCAGACCGGCAGCTGAAAGTATTCAATGAAACCAACGACCTAAAAGAAGTTGTAAAATACATAGTGGGAGAAACCGGCAAAGGCCTGTAA
- a CDS encoding sulfite exporter TauE/SafE family protein, translated as MEITFTSWILAFMASFVLGISKSGVKGIAVIIITLMALAFGARASTGLLVPLFVAGDIFAVAYYNKHARWQYIRRFLPWMMSGVVLGVILGNDLPEDTFKIAMVIVILGSVVMMTWWDMRKSKVVPTHWSFAGFMGVMAGITTMIGNLAGAFSNIFFLAMRIPKNEFIGTAAWLFLIINLFKLPFHILVWKTITFDTLIINAKLLPGVALGLFCGVRLVKIIREAFYRKMILFLTALGALILLFR; from the coding sequence GTGGAAATTACCTTTACTTCCTGGATCCTTGCCTTTATGGCCTCTTTTGTGCTGGGAATTTCCAAATCGGGAGTCAAAGGAATCGCAGTGATCATTATTACCCTGATGGCCCTGGCTTTTGGCGCCAGAGCTTCTACGGGTCTATTAGTTCCTTTGTTTGTTGCCGGGGATATTTTTGCAGTTGCATATTACAACAAACACGCACGCTGGCAATATATCCGGCGCTTTCTGCCCTGGATGATGAGCGGCGTGGTCCTTGGTGTGATTTTGGGAAATGACCTTCCCGAAGACACGTTTAAAATAGCCATGGTGATTGTTATTTTAGGTAGTGTGGTGATGATGACCTGGTGGGATATGCGCAAATCGAAGGTAGTTCCCACACATTGGAGTTTTGCCGGATTTATGGGTGTCATGGCAGGGATTACAACCATGATTGGTAATCTGGCAGGAGCATTTTCAAACATCTTCTTTCTGGCTATGAGGATTCCTAAAAACGAATTTATCGGGACTGCGGCCTGGCTTTTCTTAATCATCAATCTCTTTAAGTTGCCCTTTCACATCCTGGTATGGAAAACCATCACCTTTGACACCCTTATAATAAATGCCAAACTCCTTCCGGGGGTGGCACTGGGGTTGTTTTGCGGAGTTCGACTGGTAAAGATTATCCGGGAGGCATTTTATCGTAAAATGATCCTCTTTCTCACTGCTCTGGGTGCTTTAATTCTCCTGTTCAGATAG
- a CDS encoding alpha/beta hydrolase, protein MIFNVDHISLKGSFFSNNLKRKVRFRLVAPPSFRNSDTRFPVLLMNDGQDFTALRLEHIITEAYRDKKLMPFLYVGLETDENRMKEYGTSGIADYKGRGDKADLYSLFVTEEFIPFLKKEFRASSHKEEWVFCGMSLGGLSAFDIVYNHPGLFGKAAVFSGSFWWRKKAYTRKDPEDRSRIVLDMVKEGDYSPHLSFWFMCGTHDEKADRNHNGVIDSIDDTMDLIKELQLKGYTYPGKISYVEIPGGKHDLPTWSGVFPLFLKWAFPKKISSAVDQ, encoded by the coding sequence ATGATTTTCAATGTAGATCACATCAGTTTAAAAGGATCGTTTTTTTCAAATAATTTAAAAAGGAAAGTTCGGTTCAGGTTAGTAGCTCCGCCTTCTTTCAGAAACTCTGACACTCGCTTCCCGGTGCTTCTCATGAACGACGGGCAGGATTTCACGGCACTACGTCTGGAGCATATAATAACGGAAGCCTATCGGGATAAAAAACTTATGCCATTTCTATACGTGGGTCTGGAGACCGATGAAAACAGAATGAAAGAGTACGGCACTTCAGGTATTGCTGACTACAAAGGACGAGGCGATAAAGCGGATTTGTATTCGCTCTTCGTAACTGAAGAGTTTATCCCGTTTTTAAAAAAAGAATTCAGGGCGAGTTCCCATAAAGAAGAATGGGTGTTCTGCGGGATGTCGCTGGGCGGACTTTCGGCATTTGATATTGTTTATAACCATCCCGGCTTGTTTGGAAAAGCAGCTGTGTTCAGTGGCTCGTTCTGGTGGCGAAAAAAAGCCTATACCCGAAAGGATCCCGAAGACCGGAGTAGGATTGTGCTCGACATGGTAAAAGAAGGAGACTATTCTCCACATCTCTCCTTTTGGTTTATGTGTGGTACGCATGATGAAAAGGCAGACCGCAATCACAATGGGGTTATCGATTCAATAGACGATACCATGGATCTGATCAAAGAACTCCAATTAAAAGGCTATACCTATCCCGGTAAGATCAGTTATGTAGAAATTCCCGGTGGAAAACACGATCTGCCCACCTGGTCTGGTGTATTCCCCCTTTTCCTGAAATGGGCCTTCCCTAAGAAAATTTCTTCGGCAGTAGATCAATAA
- a CDS encoding riboflavin synthase encodes MFTGIIETLGKITNLQQEGSNLHLTISTQLASELKIDQSVAHNGVCLTVVGIEGDSYVVTAVEETLLKSNLNDLKTGDLVNLERAMILGTRLDGHIVQGHVDTTGTCTKIEQKDGSWYFTFNYPAKPNDITIEKGSITVDGVSLTVVNSEESSFSVAIIPYTYEHTRFKEYEVGSRVNLEFDVIGKYVARLLSNR; translated from the coding sequence ATGTTTACAGGAATAATAGAAACCCTTGGTAAGATCACAAACCTCCAACAAGAAGGCAGCAATCTTCACCTTACCATCTCCACTCAACTCGCATCCGAACTCAAAATCGATCAAAGTGTTGCTCATAATGGTGTTTGCCTTACCGTGGTGGGAATTGAAGGTGATTCTTATGTGGTAACCGCTGTAGAAGAAACCCTGCTGAAATCTAACTTAAATGATCTTAAAACGGGAGACCTGGTGAACCTTGAGCGGGCTATGATCCTGGGAACTCGGCTTGACGGCCACATCGTGCAGGGCCACGTGGATACTACCGGTACTTGTACTAAAATTGAACAGAAAGACGGCAGTTGGTATTTTACCTTCAATTACCCGGCAAAACCAAATGATATTACCATCGAAAAAGGATCCATCACTGTAGACGGGGTAAGCCTCACGGTTGTAAATTCGGAGGAGAGCAGCTTTAGTGTGGCCATTATTCCCTACACCTATGAACACACCCGATTTAAAGAATACGAGGTCGGCAGCAGGGTAAACTTAGAATTTGATGTCATTGGGAAATACGTAGCCCGACTCTTGAGCAATCGTTAA
- the pdxA gene encoding 4-hydroxythreonine-4-phosphate dehydrogenase PdxA codes for MKKESANIKVGISVGDLNGIGCEVILKTFEDNRMLELCTPVIFASNKTISQQKSDLGINITFHGVERASQAISGKVNVVNVWKQTPEIQYGKETAEAGKYAIQSLKAAVKALQNNEIDVLVTAPINKKNIQAEDFNFPGHTDYLAQELGGESLMFMVTDTLKVGLLTDHVAVKDVVENITSKRIRNKIDIIEKSLKIDFAITKPKIAMLGINPHSGDNGVIGKEDDEVLRPVIKEMVSNGKLIFGPYAADSFFGSDVYKQFDAILAAYHDQGLIPFKTLSFGQGVNFTAGLNRVRTSPDHGTAYEIAGKSKADPGSFKEAVFTAIKIYRNREDYKEISKNPLRKQKTRASQG; via the coding sequence ATGAAGAAGGAAAGTGCAAATATTAAAGTTGGGATATCAGTGGGAGACCTCAATGGCATTGGGTGTGAAGTGATCCTGAAAACTTTTGAGGACAACAGGATGCTGGAGTTGTGTACCCCGGTTATTTTTGCTTCGAATAAGACGATAAGTCAGCAGAAGTCCGACCTGGGAATAAACATTACATTTCACGGGGTTGAACGGGCATCTCAGGCGATTTCCGGCAAAGTCAATGTCGTTAATGTCTGGAAACAAACTCCGGAAATACAATACGGAAAAGAGACAGCAGAAGCGGGCAAATATGCCATTCAATCATTAAAAGCCGCAGTAAAAGCACTCCAAAATAATGAAATAGATGTCCTCGTAACAGCACCTATAAACAAGAAAAATATTCAGGCAGAAGACTTTAATTTTCCTGGACATACTGATTATCTCGCTCAGGAACTCGGGGGGGAAAGTTTGATGTTCATGGTCACTGACACCCTAAAGGTTGGACTTTTAACAGACCATGTAGCGGTGAAAGATGTGGTCGAGAACATCACGTCCAAAAGGATCAGAAATAAGATCGACATCATAGAGAAAAGCCTGAAAATAGATTTTGCCATCACAAAGCCGAAAATTGCCATGTTGGGAATCAACCCTCACAGTGGGGATAATGGAGTTATTGGAAAAGAGGACGATGAGGTTTTGAGACCCGTAATTAAAGAAATGGTCAGCAACGGAAAGCTGATCTTCGGGCCTTATGCTGCTGATAGTTTTTTTGGATCTGATGTCTACAAGCAATTTGATGCCATTCTGGCGGCCTACCACGACCAGGGACTTATTCCCTTTAAAACCTTATCCTTCGGGCAAGGAGTAAACTTCACGGCAGGCTTGAATAGGGTGAGGACTTCCCCTGACCACGGCACGGCATATGAAATTGCCGGGAAGAGCAAGGCAGACCCGGGTTCCTTTAAGGAAGCGGTGTTTACCGCTATAAAGATTTACAGGAACAGGGAGGATTATAAGGAGATCTCAAAAAACCCTTTGCGGAAGCAAAAAACAAGGGCTTCTCAGGGATAG